A region from the Caloenas nicobarica isolate bCalNic1 chromosome 11, bCalNic1.hap1, whole genome shotgun sequence genome encodes:
- the RHO gene encoding rhodopsin — MNGTEGQDFYVPMSNKTGVVRSPFEYPQYYLAEPWKFSALAAYMFMLILLGFPINFLTLYVTIQHKKLRTPLNYILLNLAVADLFMVFGGFTTTMYTSMNGYFVFGVTGCYLEGFFATLGGEIALWSLVVLAVERYVVVCKPMSNFRFGENHAIMGVAFSWIMALACAAPPLFGWSRYIPEGMQCSCGIDYYTLKPEINNESFVIYMFVVHFTIPLMVIFFCYGNLVCTVKEAAAQQQESATTQKAEKEVTRMVIIMVIAFLICWLPYASVAFYIFTNQGSDFGPIFMTIPAFFAKTSAVYNPVIYIIMNKQFRNCMITTLCCGKNPLGDEDTSAGKTETSSVSTSQVSPA, encoded by the exons ATGAACGGGACAGAAGGCCAAGACTTCTACGTGCCCATGTCCAACAAGACCGGGGTGGTGCGGAGCCCCTTCGAGTACCCCCAGTACTACCTGGCTGAGCCCTGGAAGTTCTCGGCGCTGGCTGCCTACATGTTCATGCTGATCCTGCTCGGCTTCCccatcaacttcctcaccctgtaCGTCACCATTCAGCACAAGAAGCTCCGGACACCTCTAAACTACATCCTGCTGAACCTGGCGGTTGCCGACCTCTTCATGGTCTTTGGAGGCTTCACGACCACCATGTACACCTCGATGAACGGGTACTTTGTCTTTGGAGTAACGGGGTGCTACCTCGAAGGCTTCTTTGCTACTCTGGGTG GTGAGATTGCTCTCTGGTCGCTGGTTGTCCTGGCTGTCGAAAGATACGTGGTGGTCTGCAAGCCCATGAGCAACTTCCGCTTCGGGGAGAACCACGCCATCATGGGCGTCGCCTTCTCCTGGATCATGGCCCTGGCCTGCGCGGCGCCCCCGCTCTTCGGCTGGTCCAG GTACATCCCCGAGGGCATGCAGTGCTCGTGCGGGATCGACTATTACACGCTGAAGCCGGAGATCAACAACGAATCTTTCGTCATCTACATGTTTGTGGTTCACTTCACGATCCCGCTGATGGTGATTTTCTTCTGCTACGGGAACCTAGTTTGCACTGTCAAGGAG GCGGCCGCCCAGCAGCAGGAGTCTGCCACCACCcagaaggcagagaaagaagTGACCCGCATGGTCATCATCATGGTCATCGCCTTCCTGATCTGCTGGCTGCCCTACGCCAGCGTCGCTTTCTACATCTTCACCAACCAGGGGTCGGACTTCGGGCCCATCTTCATGACCATCCCGGCTTTCTTTGCCAAGACCTCCGCCGTCTACAACCCTGTGATTTACATCATCATGAACAAACAG TTCCGTAACTGCAtgatcacaactctctgctGTGGCAAGAACCCGCTGGGTGATGAGGACACATCTGCTGGCAAGACAGAGACCTCCTCTGTCTCCACCAGCCAGGTCTCTCCCGCGTAG
- the LOC135992873 gene encoding histone H1.8: MEPQAAEAADTAQLPGLLARRPRHPPTLHMVMEALRAQDERKGASVVAIKRFILAKYPSVDPIRLKYLLKQALSKGLSRGDLVRPHDSNAVGATGRFKLAPEKLQQKQPPGKADSDGEQPLKAGQKGTTKPPRAPAAAARQRGTAKEKSTAAKQKPKVKPVDVQPPAAAKPRSDGAKRLQAAGRPRAPGKGRSGPSKAPAAEDAGGGDGDSPAGARAKGPRKAPAGKGKEKVPKEAQQDGPKVKGAKGKARKPRVTPGAGQGEARPRKAAPRPADKKDL, encoded by the exons ATGGAGCCTCAGGCGG CCGAGGCCGCTgacacagcccagctccccggTCTGCTGGCCCGGCGGCCCCGAcaccccccaaccctgcacATGGTCATGGAGGCGCTGCGGGCACAGGACGAGAGGAAGGGCGCCTCCGTCGTTGCCATCAAGAGGTTCATCCTGGCCAAGTACCCCAGTGTGGACCCCATCCGCCTCAAGTACCTGCTGAAGCAGGCGCTGAGCAAGGGGCTGAGCCGGGGGGACCTGGTGCGGCCCCACGACTCCAACGCCGTGGGGGCCACCGGTCGCTTCAAG TTAGCCCCTGAGAAGCTGCAGCAAAAGCAGCCCCCAGGCAAGGCAGATTctgatggagagcagcccctgAAGGCAGGACAGAAAGGGACCACCAAGCCCCCCCGAGCCCCTGCAGCGGCTGCACGGCAGCGAG GCACCGCCAAGGAGAAGTCGACGGCAGCGAAGCAGAAGCCGAAGGTGAAGCCTGTGGAC gtgcagCCACCAGCGGCAGCCAAGCCCAGGAGCGATGGAGCAAAGCGCCTGCAAGCTGCTGGCCGCCCCCGGGCCCCTGGCAAAGGGCGTTCGGGGCCTTCCAAGGCTCCGGCTGCTGAGGATGCAGGAGGTGGTGATGGCGACAGCCCCGCGGGCGCTCGGGCAAAGGGGCCCCGAAAGGCTCCAGCAGGAAAGGGCAAGGAGAAGGTGCCCAAGGAGGCACAGCAAGATGGCCCCAAGGTGAAGGGGGCgaagggcaaggcaaggaagcCCCGGGTGACAccgggagctgggcagggggaggcCAGGCCGCGGAAGGCAGCCCCCCGCCCTGCAGACAAGAAGGATCTGTAG